Proteins encoded in a region of the Brevefilum fermentans genome:
- a CDS encoding adenine deaminase, translating to MKDSLHQRKFHHEITQDLVATAMGNQPADLIIRNGRLVNVNTAQVQTGIDVVVRHGWIALVGDASGVLVDEHTQEVDAADRYLVPGFIDSHMHIESAMVDLPSFAAGVLPHGTTTICPDIHEITNVLGLRAVELFHNISKELPLKVLLAMPVCVPSIPGFEDSGASISAADVAVAYQQGWAQLQGEQMNFPGVIYGDPQVHAITAQGLKDGFVLTGHYANLELNQGLNAFIAAGLTACHEGTTAEGTLRRAQLGMYAQQRYGTAWLDLPNLLPAVLENPHIDTRFFTMVTDDVTAATIFEEGHIVRVVRKAIELGLPPILAIQMVTINAAQLLEKARWIGSISPGRAADILVVSDLEAVTIDQVYTDGILVAQGGQLIVEIPAYEYPAWAVHSLHLEPLTVEDFSIPAKQSPAKVRMMRVIPGMVHTEEEIVEMQPNNGELVSDPNRDILKAAVFYRHEPQSGLDGRKGLGFVSGTQFNPRCAYASTVAHDSHNLLVIGSDDDAMVKAANALIQTGGGICIVVDGEVEALMPLPLAGIMSLESVSTAAQQVEAIEIALKKAGCPHEAFEMTLSLLSLIVIEELHLSNRGLVALKPGEKPKIVDLLVE from the coding sequence ATGAAAGATTCACTGCACCAACGTAAATTCCACCACGAGATCACCCAGGACCTGGTTGCCACGGCCATGGGAAACCAACCCGCGGACCTGATCATCCGCAACGGAAGGCTGGTCAACGTCAACACCGCCCAGGTGCAAACAGGCATCGATGTGGTCGTGCGCCACGGCTGGATTGCCCTGGTCGGCGATGCCAGTGGAGTGCTGGTCGATGAGCACACTCAGGAGGTCGATGCCGCCGACCGGTACCTTGTGCCGGGCTTCATCGACAGCCATATGCACATTGAAAGCGCCATGGTCGATCTGCCCAGTTTTGCGGCTGGCGTCCTCCCCCATGGGACGACCACCATATGCCCCGACATCCACGAGATCACCAACGTGCTGGGTCTGCGTGCCGTGGAATTATTTCACAATATTTCCAAAGAACTGCCATTAAAAGTCCTGTTAGCGATGCCGGTGTGTGTACCATCGATACCTGGCTTTGAGGATTCTGGCGCCAGCATTAGCGCAGCCGATGTCGCTGTCGCTTATCAACAGGGCTGGGCACAACTGCAGGGCGAACAGATGAATTTTCCCGGCGTGATCTACGGCGACCCACAGGTCCATGCCATCACCGCCCAGGGACTGAAGGACGGCTTTGTGCTCACCGGGCATTATGCCAATTTAGAACTCAACCAGGGATTGAACGCCTTCATTGCCGCTGGCTTAACAGCCTGCCACGAAGGCACCACGGCTGAGGGCACGCTGCGCCGCGCACAATTGGGCATGTATGCCCAGCAGCGTTATGGCACCGCCTGGCTGGACCTGCCGAATTTGCTCCCTGCTGTGCTGGAAAACCCCCACATTGACACCCGCTTTTTCACCATGGTTACGGATGACGTCACCGCAGCAACCATCTTTGAAGAGGGTCACATCGTCAGGGTGGTGCGCAAAGCCATCGAATTGGGCTTGCCGCCCATCCTTGCCATCCAGATGGTGACCATCAACGCCGCACAATTGCTGGAAAAAGCCCGTTGGATCGGTTCAATTTCTCCGGGACGAGCTGCGGATATCCTGGTGGTCAGTGATTTAGAAGCCGTGACCATTGACCAGGTGTACACCGATGGGATCCTGGTTGCACAGGGAGGGCAGTTGATAGTCGAGATCCCGGCGTATGAATACCCCGCCTGGGCTGTACATTCGCTCCACCTGGAACCGTTGACGGTGGAAGATTTTTCCATCCCCGCTAAACAAAGTCCCGCAAAAGTGCGTATGATGCGCGTAATCCCGGGCATGGTGCATACCGAAGAGGAAATCGTGGAAATGCAGCCCAACAACGGAGAGCTGGTTTCCGACCCTAACCGGGACATCTTGAAGGCAGCCGTCTTCTACCGCCACGAGCCGCAATCCGGGCTCGACGGTCGCAAGGGTTTGGGCTTTGTCAGCGGAACCCAATTCAACCCGCGCTGCGCCTACGCCTCAACCGTGGCGCATGACAGTCATAACCTGCTGGTAATCGGCAGTGACGACGATGCGATGGTCAAAGCTGCCAACGCGCTCATTCAAACAGGCGGCGGCATTTGTATTGTTGTCGATGGCGAGGTTGAAGCGCTAATGCCCCTTCCCCTGGCAGGCATCATGTCCCTGGAATCGGTTTCCACGGCTGCTCAACAGGTTGAAGCCATTGAAATCGCGCTAAAGAAAGCTGGCTGCCCGCATGAAGCCTTTGAAATGACTCTCAGCTTGTTAAGCCTGATCGTCATCGAAGAGCTGCACCTTTCTAACCGTGGCCTGGTGGCATTAAAACCCGGAGAGAAACCAAAAATTGTTGACTTATTGGTAGAGTGA
- a CDS encoding BMP family lipoprotein, producing MKKTVLFIIAVLMISALILTACKPKAPAEEPAAPVEEPAAPVEEPAAPVEEPEEFVFGILMVGPYNDRGYSQAHYEAGLYVEEKLPGTRMIYLDSVNTADRPGTTPAQLGEELVAQGAKMVIFNSDDMKDDAIEFAKNHPEIFVIHASGDTQWPDGENYIPLDNMVNIMGRMEYGKMIAGCDAALHSETGSIGYLGPLINEETRRLASAAYLGAKYCWEEYLQLDPADLNFRVTWIGFWFNIPGFTEDPSLVAQEFINSDVDVIISGIDTTEGLIEARKAAGEGARVFSIPYDYIGACDEAPEVCLGVPWFNWGPAYLRHITNATTGNWKAVFEWNGPSWEDLNNFDTTNVGYLPGPAVDPNAAILLESFIDELAGGLNLWAGPLNLQDGTPWLAAGEFATDTQVWYLPQLLEGMEGRSE from the coding sequence ATGAAGAAGACTGTGTTATTCATAATTGCTGTTTTGATGATCAGTGCTCTGATCCTGACAGCCTGTAAACCGAAAGCCCCAGCAGAGGAGCCTGCCGCCCCAGTTGAGGAACCTGCCGCTCCAGTTGAAGAACCTGCCGCCCCTGTCGAAGAGCCCGAGGAATTCGTCTTCGGTATTTTGATGGTCGGGCCCTACAATGATCGCGGCTATAGCCAGGCGCATTATGAGGCGGGTTTATACGTGGAAGAAAAACTGCCCGGCACGCGGATGATCTATTTAGATTCGGTCAACACCGCTGACCGCCCGGGTACCACCCCAGCCCAACTGGGTGAAGAACTGGTGGCACAAGGCGCGAAAATGGTGATCTTTAACTCCGACGATATGAAGGATGACGCCATTGAATTCGCCAAGAACCACCCGGAGATCTTCGTAATCCATGCTTCGGGCGATACGCAGTGGCCTGACGGTGAGAATTACATCCCCCTTGACAACATGGTTAACATCATGGGCAGGATGGAATACGGCAAGATGATCGCCGGTTGTGATGCTGCCCTTCACAGCGAAACGGGTTCCATTGGCTACCTTGGCCCATTAATCAACGAGGAGACACGTCGTTTAGCTTCTGCAGCTTACCTGGGTGCTAAGTACTGCTGGGAAGAATACCTCCAGCTTGATCCCGCGGACCTGAATTTCCGGGTGACCTGGATCGGGTTCTGGTTCAATATCCCCGGCTTCACGGAAGATCCCAGCCTGGTGGCGCAAGAATTTATCAACTCCGACGTGGATGTAATCATCTCCGGCATCGACACAACCGAAGGTCTGATCGAAGCCCGCAAGGCTGCCGGTGAAGGCGCCAGGGTATTCTCCATCCCCTACGATTATATTGGCGCCTGTGATGAAGCCCCCGAAGTCTGCCTCGGTGTGCCGTGGTTCAACTGGGGTCCTGCCTATCTGCGTCATATTACCAATGCAACGACCGGGAATTGGAAAGCGGTTTTTGAGTGGAATGGACCTTCTTGGGAAGACCTCAACAATTTCGACACCACAAACGTGGGTTACCTCCCCGGTCCGGCGGTTGACCCCAATGCCGCGATTTTGTTGGAGTCGTTTATCGATGAACTCGCGGGTGGGCTGAACCTGTGGGCTGGTCCTCTGAACCTGCAGGATGGTACCCCGTGGCTGGCGGCTGGCGAATTTGCCACCGATACCCAGGTTTGGTATCTCCCGCAATTGCTGGAAGGCATGGAAGGACGTTCCGAGTAA
- a CDS encoding ABC transporter ATP-binding protein gives MNIEFKKINKHFGAVHANVDIDFSINSGTIYGILGENGAGKSTLMKILSGFIQPDSGEILLDGQQVRIDSPADAIKFGIGMLHQDPLDFPPMLVIDNFIVGQGGKFLLSHKTVIKEFQELQDQFGFALDPYTYVDTLTVGERQQLEILRLLWLGAGVLILDEPTTGISVQQKEKLFAALKVLAKQGKTIIFVSHKLEDVEIMCDQVAILRKGQLVGEVVAPYNINQLVEMMFGKQIVINEPKSRVTDEIVFELENFSVEQYPITIENVHFRMRAGEVIGLAGMEGSGQDVLLRACAGLLRPVSGRVIVNQKDLTGKTYHDFMRHGVAFLPASKLEEGLVPELTLAEHFTLVTEHKKQLFIDKPFFQNKTKQKIDDYRIVGQPETPVEALSGGNQQRASLSMLKDSLSIILLEHPTRGLDIESAMYMWDKLKERCAGCTSIFFISADLEEIIRYSDRILVFFSGHVSEPQDSSKISLEQLGQMIGGKGWDRTLTDEETYEAISHP, from the coding sequence ATGAATATCGAATTCAAAAAAATCAACAAGCATTTTGGCGCTGTGCATGCGAATGTGGATATTGACTTTAGCATCAACAGCGGCACAATCTACGGAATTCTGGGCGAAAACGGCGCAGGCAAGAGCACCTTGATGAAAATTCTTTCCGGATTTATCCAGCCCGATTCCGGAGAAATCTTGCTGGATGGTCAACAGGTCAGAATTGATTCACCGGCGGATGCCATTAAATTCGGCATCGGCATGCTGCATCAGGATCCGCTGGACTTTCCACCCATGCTGGTGATTGATAATTTTATCGTTGGTCAGGGTGGGAAATTTTTACTCTCACACAAAACTGTGATCAAAGAATTTCAAGAATTGCAGGACCAGTTTGGCTTTGCCCTCGATCCTTACACCTATGTCGATACCCTGACCGTCGGTGAACGCCAGCAACTGGAGATTTTACGCCTGTTATGGCTGGGCGCCGGGGTATTGATCCTGGATGAGCCCACCACAGGCATCAGCGTGCAACAAAAAGAGAAGTTATTTGCCGCATTAAAAGTGTTAGCTAAACAGGGAAAGACCATCATCTTCGTCTCGCACAAACTGGAAGATGTCGAAATCATGTGCGACCAAGTGGCCATTCTTAGAAAAGGGCAGCTGGTAGGAGAGGTTGTCGCTCCGTACAATATCAATCAACTGGTCGAAATGATGTTTGGGAAGCAAATCGTAATCAACGAGCCCAAATCACGGGTCACAGATGAGATTGTCTTTGAATTAGAAAATTTTAGTGTTGAGCAATACCCGATCACGATTGAAAACGTCCATTTTCGCATGCGTGCAGGCGAGGTGATCGGGCTGGCAGGCATGGAAGGCAGCGGTCAGGATGTGCTGCTCCGGGCTTGTGCAGGCCTTCTGCGACCTGTATCAGGGCGGGTAATCGTCAATCAAAAAGACCTGACGGGAAAGACTTATCATGATTTCATGCGCCACGGGGTAGCCTTTCTGCCGGCTTCAAAACTGGAAGAAGGTCTCGTCCCTGAACTGACCCTGGCTGAACACTTTACCCTGGTAACAGAGCATAAAAAGCAATTATTCATTGATAAACCCTTCTTTCAAAACAAAACTAAACAGAAGATTGATGACTACCGCATCGTCGGTCAGCCTGAAACACCCGTTGAAGCCTTATCGGGCGGCAATCAGCAGAGGGCGTCTTTATCCATGTTAAAAGATTCCCTTTCCATCATCCTGTTAGAACACCCCACCCGGGGATTGGATATTGAATCAGCAATGTATATGTGGGACAAGCTAAAAGAACGCTGCGCTGGCTGTACATCAATCTTCTTTATTTCTGCCGATTTAGAAGAAATCATCCGCTACAGCGACCGCATCCTGGTGTTCTTCAGCGGGCATGTCTCCGAGCCTCAGGACTCATCCAAAATAAGCCTGGAACAATTGGGCCAGATGATCGGCGGAAAAGGCTGGGATCGAACTCTGACTGACGAGGAAACCTATGAAGCAATCTCGCACCCGTAG
- a CDS encoding ABC transporter permease, which yields MKQSRTRSLSILFQFGGLILSLGFVTVILLLVDANPIQAFSLIWQGAFGNPTRIANVVVAWVPLALVTCGVLVTFTAGLWNIGIEGQITLGAIFTTGVIRLFLNTSVNPALVIIIAMLAGVVGGILWALLAGVLKVFGGVNEIFGGLGLNFIATALNIGLIFGAWSRPGVASMSGTEPFPEIYWLPTVGSFRFSWYSIALTLIGLVVIYFLLQNTHFGLKLKAVGKGIKSAYRLGIPTWQYMMLAFLVCGLFAGLAGALQVVAVYHRLIPAISSGYGFMGMMIGMLINYQAIWVAPVALFFAALNIGGIQLPIIMKLDSTLSGVMQGSLVLFILLMQGVQQRILGKK from the coding sequence ATGAAGCAATCTCGCACCCGTAGTTTATCGATATTATTTCAATTCGGGGGATTGATACTCTCCCTTGGGTTTGTTACCGTCATCCTGCTGCTGGTTGATGCCAACCCCATCCAGGCTTTCAGCCTGATCTGGCAGGGTGCCTTCGGCAACCCGACCCGAATTGCCAATGTGGTGGTTGCCTGGGTGCCTCTGGCGCTGGTTACCTGCGGTGTGTTGGTGACCTTTACTGCCGGGCTGTGGAACATCGGCATCGAAGGACAAATCACCCTGGGCGCCATCTTTACCACCGGTGTGATCCGCCTTTTTTTGAACACCTCCGTCAACCCCGCACTGGTCATCATCATCGCAATGTTAGCCGGGGTCGTCGGCGGGATTCTATGGGCATTGCTGGCTGGGGTGTTAAAAGTATTCGGCGGCGTCAACGAAATATTTGGCGGCTTGGGCCTCAATTTTATTGCCACCGCGCTGAACATCGGTTTGATTTTTGGCGCCTGGAGCCGACCAGGCGTGGCATCGATGAGCGGCACAGAACCTTTTCCTGAAATCTACTGGTTGCCCACAGTAGGGAGCTTTCGTTTTAGCTGGTATTCCATCGCGCTGACATTAATCGGGCTGGTGGTGATCTATTTCTTGCTGCAGAATACCCACTTTGGTCTCAAGCTTAAAGCCGTTGGCAAGGGCATAAAATCCGCCTATCGGTTGGGTATTCCCACCTGGCAGTATATGATGCTGGCGTTCCTGGTATGTGGTCTGTTTGCCGGGCTTGCTGGCGCCCTGCAGGTGGTGGCCGTGTATCACCGACTGATCCCCGCCATCTCCAGCGGCTACGGTTTTATGGGCATGATGATCGGTATGCTGATCAATTACCAGGCAATCTGGGTGGCGCCGGTTGCCCTGTTCTTTGCCGCGTTAAATATTGGCGGCATTCAATTGCCCATCATCATGAAACTTGATTCCACCTTATCCGGCGTCATGCAGGGTAGCCTGGTCTTGTTCATCCTGCTGATGCAGGGCGTTCAACAACGAATTTTGGGAAAGAAGTAG
- a CDS encoding ABC transporter permease codes for MSGDFILLGLAGVIASGAPIVLASIGETISERAGVTNLSLNGLIIFSGMMGFWVAVETDSLFLGFLTGALVGALVSAIVAFSSITLKQSQVAVGFILAITTRDLAYFLGNPIMGLQGPIMLSSPIPVLSQIPILGPLFFQQSIMTYASIILIFLAWFWIYKTRPGLMLQGIGEKPSAAYVRGANVGRMRYFYTILGGTLVGLAGPLFTLSVKAGWKGTITGLDGIGWIALAITIFGGWNPIRVAFGAYFFAFLQWLGLVLQSSWTFIPSQVLQVAPFPLMILTLLLVNLGNTEWVARLLATLPDGVRERVKKLIRSLRSQAPAALGTPFERE; via the coding sequence ATGTCAGGAGATTTCATTCTTTTGGGTTTAGCCGGCGTGATCGCGTCTGGTGCGCCGATTGTGCTGGCTTCCATTGGCGAAACCATCTCTGAACGCGCCGGAGTAACCAACCTTTCCTTAAATGGATTGATTATTTTTTCTGGCATGATGGGCTTTTGGGTGGCAGTGGAAACAGACAGCTTGTTTTTAGGGTTTCTAACAGGAGCGCTGGTTGGCGCTTTGGTTTCTGCAATTGTCGCCTTCAGCAGCATAACCCTCAAACAATCCCAGGTTGCTGTAGGGTTTATCCTCGCCATCACCACCCGCGATCTGGCATATTTTCTGGGCAACCCCATCATGGGGCTCCAGGGACCGATCATGCTTTCCTCGCCCATCCCCGTGCTGAGCCAAATTCCGATCCTGGGTCCGCTGTTCTTTCAGCAATCCATCATGACCTACGCCAGCATCATCCTGATTTTTTTAGCCTGGTTCTGGATCTACAAAACCCGGCCCGGTTTGATGCTGCAGGGTATTGGTGAAAAACCTTCCGCAGCCTATGTGCGGGGCGCCAATGTGGGGCGGATGCGCTATTTTTACACCATCCTGGGCGGCACGCTGGTGGGGTTGGCAGGCCCTCTGTTTACCCTCAGCGTTAAGGCGGGGTGGAAGGGCACCATTACCGGCCTGGATGGCATTGGGTGGATCGCCCTGGCTATCACCATCTTCGGCGGCTGGAATCCGATCCGGGTGGCGTTTGGGGCTTACTTTTTTGCCTTCCTGCAGTGGCTGGGTCTGGTGCTGCAATCGTCATGGACCTTCATTCCCTCGCAGGTATTACAGGTAGCGCCATTCCCTCTGATGATCCTGACGCTGTTGCTGGTCAATCTGGGCAATACCGAATGGGTCGCCAGGCTGCTGGCAACCCTGCCAGACGGTGTCAGAGAGCGGGTAAAAAAGCTGATCCGATCGCTGCGATCGCAAGCGCCGGCGGCGTTGGGAACGCCTTTCGAACGCGAATAG
- a CDS encoding M48 family metallopeptidase produces MTQIDLERQKQAKLYGRIKRRLWLVDQGITLLYAFLWLVTGWSVALRSWLASMVNNDWFIVAGFAAVFSGIFFLISLPMGYYTGYILPHRFDLSTQALKDWVIDQLKSLVVGAVLGLVLIELVYLILRLTGDNWWLWLTGGMLFFSVLMTNLAPVLLMPIFNKFTPLDEEHADLADRLVALAEKAGTKVRGVFKMDMSRRTKQANAALTGLGNTRRIILGDTLISEFSADEIETVLAHELGHHVNRDIAWLIGGGTVLTALGLFLVSRAMVWAIAVFGFTGASDPAGLPALMILLSLYQLITMPIENAFSRWRENKADDYALQATNKAEAFSSAFKRLANQNLSDVDPEAWVVFMFYSHPPLQARIAKAEGWQEAAPG; encoded by the coding sequence ATGACACAAATTGATCTGGAACGACAGAAGCAGGCAAAACTATATGGACGCATTAAACGCCGGTTGTGGCTGGTTGACCAGGGGATCACACTGTTGTATGCCTTCCTGTGGTTGGTCACCGGCTGGTCGGTTGCGCTGAGGAGCTGGCTGGCGAGCATGGTCAACAATGATTGGTTCATTGTGGCGGGGTTTGCCGCAGTCTTTAGCGGGATTTTCTTTTTAATCAGCTTGCCGATGGGATATTACACGGGCTATATCCTGCCGCATCGCTTTGACCTTTCCACGCAAGCGCTCAAGGACTGGGTGATTGACCAGTTGAAGAGCCTGGTTGTGGGGGCAGTCCTGGGGCTGGTCTTAATTGAGCTGGTGTACCTGATCCTGCGCCTGACCGGGGATAACTGGTGGTTATGGCTGACGGGCGGCATGTTGTTTTTCAGTGTGTTGATGACCAACCTGGCGCCGGTTTTGCTGATGCCGATTTTCAACAAGTTCACCCCCCTGGATGAGGAGCATGCTGACCTGGCGGACCGGTTGGTGGCGCTGGCTGAAAAGGCGGGCACAAAAGTGAGGGGCGTGTTTAAGATGGATATGTCTCGGCGCACCAAGCAAGCCAATGCCGCGTTGACCGGGTTGGGCAATACCCGGCGCATCATCCTGGGCGACACCCTGATTAGCGAGTTCAGCGCTGATGAGATTGAAACCGTGCTGGCGCATGAACTGGGACACCATGTCAACCGCGATATCGCCTGGCTGATTGGCGGCGGCACGGTGTTGACCGCACTGGGTTTATTCCTGGTCTCACGGGCAATGGTCTGGGCGATTGCTGTGTTTGGTTTTACAGGGGCATCCGACCCTGCCGGTTTGCCGGCTTTGATGATCCTGCTTTCCCTGTATCAATTGATCACCATGCCCATCGAAAACGCCTTTTCACGCTGGCGCGAGAATAAAGCCGACGATTATGCCCTGCAGGCGACGAATAAAGCGGAAGCCTTCTCCTCAGCCTTTAAACGCCTTGCCAATCAGAATCTGAGCGACGTTGATCCGGAAGCGTGGGTGGTGTTTATGTTTTACAGTCACCCCCCGTTGCAGGCGCGGATTGCCAAAGCCGAGGGATGGCAAGAGGCCGCGCCCGGGTAG